CCTCGCACACCCGCCCCTCGGGGAGCCGTCCGTCCGGGCACCAGTCACGCCCCCAGCGTCCGTCGGCTCCGGCTTCCGCCCCACGTAGCGCGGAGGCGACGCGCCGGCCCACCCTGCAGACGCAGTACCCGCACGCGATGCTGCCGACCCCCGCGGTCCTGCCCATCCCGCGCACCAACCCCGGGCGCCCGGCCGGCATCGACATGCCCGTGCCGCCCCCGCCGTCGGCCGACGCGTTCCACCGCTCGCGTCCGCAGCCGCCCCTGGTCCCCCTGGCCGTCTCCACGGAATGGGGCCTGGATCTCACCGCCGACCCCACCGCACCCGAGTCCTCGCCGGAGGCTCCCCGGCGGCGGATCGGTCGCCTCCACGGCACCGCCACCCGCCTGCTGGTGATGGCACTGGTCGTGGGCGCCGAGGGCATCGCGGTCTCCCAGTTCGCCGACCCGTTCGACGCCGACAGCAGTTCCAGCACGGCCGCGTTCGCCCTCGACGCCCTGCAGGAACAGCCGAGCGCAGACGCATCGGCCTCCGCTGCGGCCCAGGCCGAAGCAGAGGCCGAACGGGCCGAGGTGACGGCCACCACGCTGCAGAACATCAAGGATGCCTCCCCGGCCAAGGCGAAAGCCGCTGCGGCCCAGTCGCAGAAGGCCAGTGCCGAGCAGGCCCGCCAGCGCAGGGCGGCGGCCAAGGCCGCCAAGGAGAAGAAGGAAGCGGAGCAGAAGGCAGCCGCGCTGGCCGAAGCCAAGGCCAAAGCCAAGGCCGAAGCCGCCGCTTCCGAGCCGACAGCGAGCGCGTCGTCCTCCTCGTCCTCCTCGTCCTCGGCCTTGTCCCTGGCCAACTCCCGGAAGAACCCGCAGGCCGCGGCCAAGATCCTGCTGACCGACCGCGGCTGGTCCTCCGCCCAGTACACCTGCCTGGACTCGCTCTGGACCCGGGAAAGCAGCTGGAACTACCAGGCCACCAACCCCTCCTCCGGCGCCTACGGCATCCCGCAGTCCCTGCCCGGCAGCAAGATGGCCTCAGCCGGTTCCGACTGGAAGACCAACCCGGTCACCCAGATCCGCTGGGGGCTCGACTACATCTCCGACCGCTACGGAACTCCCTGCGGCGCTTGGAGTCACAGCGAGTCCGTCGGCTGGTACTGATCATCCGGACCGGCAGCGAGCGCGTCCAGGACCGCGTCGCCGTTCGCCCTCGCCCACTCGGTGAGCATGTGGATCGGATCGATCAGTGTCTCGCCGAGTGGGGTGAGCTCGTACTCGACGCGAGGCGGCACCTCGGCGTACGCGTGGCGGCGGACGAGCCCTTGTGACTCGAGCCGTCGAAGGGTCTGGGTCAGCACCTTGCGGGAGATGCCCCCGATCAGCTCGATCAGTTCGCCGTGGCGCACCGGGCCCCGGCTGAGGCCGTAGAGCACGACCACCGTCCACTTGTCGGCGATCAACTCGACCGCCAGACGCCCCGGGCAGTCGGCAAGAAAGACGTCGCTGGACCCGAAACCGCTCATGGCGCCAAAGGTACCTGCCGGTTCCCATCAGAAAAATAGCCTGGAGGCTCTTCCCCACCACTCAGGAGAGTCATGCGAGTCATCACCCAGCAGGAGCTCGGCGGCCCCGAGGTGCTCACGATCGTCGACGCACCGGTGCCCCGTCCCCTGCCCACCGAGGTCCTCGTCCGGGTCCGGGCGATCGGGCTGAACCCGCTCGAGGCGCGTCTTCGAGAAGGCGAGTTCCCCTTGATCGGTGCGCCGCCGTTCATCCTCGGATGGGACATCAGCGGCGTGGTCGAAGAGTCGGTGAGCTGGCGGTTCAAGCCCGGGGACGAAGTGTTCGGGATGTCGTTGTTCCCCCGGGCGGCCAATGCCTACGCCGAGTTCGTGTCCGTGCCGGCCCTGCACCTGGTGCGCAAGCCGGCGTCACTCTCGCACGTCGAGGCCGCGGCCCTGCCGATCGCCGGGCTGACGGCGTGGCAGGCCCTGGTCGATGTCGGCGGCGTGAGCGCCGGCGACCGGGTCCTGGTCCACGGCGGTGGCGGCGGGGTCGGCCACCTCGCCCTTCAGATTGCCAAAGCGCTAGGGGCGCATGTGATCACGACCGTCAGTGCCGGCAAACGGGAATTCGTCGAGAGTTTCGGTCCGGACGAGGTGATCGACTACACCACGGTTGATTTCGCCGAGGTGGTCCGCGACATCGATGTCGTGCTCGACACGATCGGCGGGGACACCGTCGATCGGTCTCTCGGAGTGCTGCGATCCGGAGGGCACCTGGTGACGGCAGTGGCCGAGAGCGACGCCGATCTCATCGCCCGCTCGGCCGCAGCCGGCCTGCGCTTCAGCGGCATCGCGGTCGACCCGGACCCGGTGGCCCTGCATGGGCTCGTCTCACTCGTCGAGCAGGGCAGGCTCCGGGTCCACGTACAGGAGACGTTCCCGTTCGAGCGCGTCGTCGACGCACACCGGCTGCTCGACCGGGGCCATCTCCAGGGCAAGCTCGCCCTCACCGTCTGATCCCGCCGTGAGCGACCGGGCCGGCCTCAGAGCCGGAAGCTGGCCCGGTACTGCGTGGGTGTGCGCCCGGTCAGCTCACGGAACACCGCGTTGAAGGCAGACAGCGACGAGTAGCCCACCGCGAAAGCGAGTGCTCACCTGGATCGGCTGTCCGGCTTCGATCAGGGCCGCCCGGGCCGGCGGCGGCAGCCAGGTCTGGCCCCGCGCCTCCAGCCGGAGAACACCGGCGGAGGCACAGAGAAGGTAGTGACGGTCGACCAGGAAGTTGCCGTCGACCCCGTTGAACGAGGTGGCCGCGACCCGGATCCGCACCTGGCCGGCGCCGGGCCGGGCCGCACCCCGGCGATACCGGTCGTAGATTTTCCCCATGACAGACGAGATGGGCCACGCCCCCCAGCACCGCATCGACTCACCGTTCGGCGCGAAGAGCACGGCGACCGACGTGCTGGCCGGGATCGATCTGAGCGGCCGGCTGGTCGTGATGACCGGCGGCTATTCCGGCCTGGGGCTGGAGGCGACGAAGGCGCTCACCGCCGCCGGCGCCCACGTGGTGGTGCCGGCCCGGCGCCCGGAGGTGGCCGCCCAGGCCCTCGCCGAGGTGCCGAACACCGAGGTGGACGAACTCGACCTGGGCGACCAGGCATCGGTCGCGGCGTTCGCCGAGCGCTTTCTGAGCAGTGGCCGCGACATTCACTACACCATCGACAGCGCCGCCATCATGGCCAACCCGTACACCACCGTCGGGCCAGGCTGGGAGTCGCAGTTCGGCACCAACCACCTGGGTCACTTCGCCCTGGTCAACCGGCTGTGGCCGGCCATCGCCCGCGGGCGGGGACGCGTCGTGTCGGTGTCCTCCATCGGGCACCGCCGCGGCGGCATCCATTGGGACGACATCGACTTCACCCACGGCTACGACAAGTGGCGCGCCTACGCCCAGGCCAAGACCGCCAACGCGCTCTTCGCCCGGCACCTGGACCGGCTGGCCGCGCCCCAAGGGGTGCGGGCCTTCTCCGTGCACCCCGGCGGCATCCTCACGCCGTTGCAGCGCCACCTGCCGAAGCAGGAGATGGTCGACCTGGGCTGGATCGACGCCGACGGGAACCCGGTGGCCGCCTTCAAGACCCCTGAACAGGGCGCCGCCACCCAGGTCTGGGCGGCGACCTCGGCCCTGCTGGAGGGCCTGGGCGGCCTCTACCTGGAAGACTGCAACATCGCGGACCTCGCATCGGAAGAGTCCACCATCATGATGGGTGGCGTCCGCAGCTGGGCCGTCGACCCGGCCGAAGCCGAACGACTGTGGGACCTTTCGGTCGAACGCACCGGCGTCAACGCGTTCTGAACCCGACGGTGTGGCCACGGTCTGCGAATTGGCCGTAGCCGCACGGCCGGGCGATCTCGTTGAATACCCACCATGACGAGATCGCACGCCGCATGAGAGAGCTGAAGTTCCGGGCCTTCACCACGTCGCAGCACGAGCCCGCTTCCGGCAACCCGGCCGGGGTCGTGCTCGACGCGGAACCCCTGTCCGACGCCGACATGCTCAGCACTGCTGCCCGGTTCGGGTTCAGCGAGACGGCCTTCCTGAGCTCGATCACGCCCGACTCGGCCCGCATCCGCTACTTCACACCCCGCGCCGAGATCGCCTTCTGCGGGCACGCCACCATCGCCTCGGGTGTGGCCCTGGCGCGCAACGGAGCGAACCCGGTGATCAGCCTCACGACCAATGTGGGGGTCGTGCCCGTCGAAGCGACACCGCAGCAGGCATCGCTGACCGCGGTGGAGACTTCCGTCGACCACCTCGACGAGGTCCTGCTCGACGAACTGCTGTCCGCGCTCGGACTTTCGCGGTCCGACCTGGACCCGGCCCTGCCACCCGCCTTCCTGCGGGGCGCCAACCCGCACCCGATCGTGCCGGTCGGGCCCGGCGTCCTGGCCCGGCTCGACCACGACTCCGCCGCCGTACTCCGGCTCCAGGACCGCGAGGGCTGGGACGGCACCGTCCCGGTCGTGCATCGACTGGGAGAGACCCGGTTCGCAAGTCGTAACCCGTTCCCGCGCGGGGGCATCCGGGAAGATCCGGCGACCGGATCGGCCGCCGCCGGGCTCGGGGCCTACCTGCGGCACGGCGGCCACCTCCCCGTCCCCTCTCAGATCACGGTCGAACAGGGCCGTGAGGTGGGCCGGCCGTCACTCATCCACGTGTCGGTCCCCGTCACCGGGCGCATCCGGGTCAGCGGCACCGCGGAAGAGATGTAGCGCCAGGGCGCAGTCACCTGCACAGCAAGGGAGGTGCAGGTGGTCCGGGCCGTTCAGCTCCAGCCAAGATCGTGCAGGCGGGCGTCGTCGATGCCGAAATGGTGGGCCACCTCGTGCCGCACGGTGATGCGGACCTCGTCGGCGACCTGCTGCTCGTCCTCACAGATCTCCAGGGTCGGGTTGCGGAAGATCAGGATGCGGTCGGGGAGGCTGCCGGCCGCCCACCAGTCGTCCCGCTCGGTCAGCGGCGTGCCCTCGTAAAGGCCCAGCAGATCCGGATCGTCGTCGGGGGCGTCGTCCTCCACCAGCACCACGACGTTCCGCATCTCCCGCGTCAGGGCCGGCGGGATCTCGTCCAGCGCCTGCGAGACCAGCCGCTCAAAATCTGCCCGGGTCATGTCCACCACCCCCCGATCCTTCCCTATGGCAAAGACATCTGGCACACCCCGCCCTCACAGGAGGCCCAAAGCCTTCGTTCAGGGACTACCGATGAGTCGCCCACTAACGTCCCTCGCATGAACACGACCGACCTTCTCCTCACCGGCCGGCCATTGACCCGCCGAACGCTTTTCGCCGGTGTCTCCGGCCTGGGACTGCTTGTGGCGGGGTGCTCGTCCGGGTCGTCGGGAAGTACGTCCACCTCCGCCACGACCACCGCCTCGACGGCGACCGCCGACGGTGAGGCCGCCGCGGGCAGTGTCGCGGCGCTGGCCCAGGCCTTCTACCAAACCCTCGACGCCGACCAGCAAAGCACAGTACTCCTGGACTACACCCTCGCCAGCGCCAAGCGCTGGTCCAATCTGCCGCAGGGGCTGATCTCCGGCGGCGCGGGCGGCGGGATGCCCGGCGGTGGGACGATGCCCAGTGGTGATGCGATGCCCAGTGGTGGGACGATGCCCAGTGGTGGGACGATGCCCAGTGGCGCCTCGGGTGAGGAGGGAGCCCCGAGTGGCATGCCGTCGGGCGGTGCCGGCGGTGGTGGCGGCAGCAGCCAGGCCCGGGTCGGGATCGCCCTGAGCGCGCTGAGCGACGACCAGCTGGCGGCCTTCACCACCTTGCTGAAGGCGGCCACCGGCACGACGGCAGGGCTGGGCTACGACGAGATCGAGCAGCAACTCGCCGCCGATGACTACCTCGCCGACAACGGCGGCGGCGACACCTACGGCCGCGGCAATTTCTATGTGGCGATCCTCGGCAGCCCGCAGGACTCCGGCACCTGGGAGTTCCAGTTCGGTGGACACCACATGGCCGTGGCCAACACCTACGTCGACGGGAAGCTGGTCGGTGCGACGCCGGCCTTCCGTGGAGTGGAACCGTTCACGAAGTTCGAGCTGGACGGTGAGTCTTACCAGCCACTGAAGGCTAAGCACACGCGTTTCGTCGCCTTGCTCGCATCGCTCAGCAGCTCCGAGCTAGCCTCCGCGAAACTGGCCGACACCTACTCCGACCTGGTGCTGGGTCCCGGCAACGACTGGGCCTTCCCGACCGAGTACGAGGGCGTGAAGATCTCCACGCTGTCGGCGAAGCAGAAGAAGCTGGCCCTCGCGGCGATCGCGGGCTACGTCGAGGACCTCGCCGACAGCGATGCCAAGACCATTCTCGCCGGGTACGAGGACGACCTGGACGACACCTACATCGCCTGGTCGGGCACGCAGGCACTGACCGCGAAGGACGATTACATCCGCATCGACGGGCCGTCGGTGTGGATCGAATTCTCGATGCAGAACGGGATCGTGTTGTCCGGCAACCACCCGCATTCGGTGTGGCGTGACCGCACCACCGATTACGGCGGCACCAAGAGCTGATGCCGTTCCCGAGCAGGTCTGCGGTACGGACGAGGTCCGCGCGGGTGGTCGTGGTGATGATCGTCTGCGCAGTGGCCTGGCTCTGCTGCTCCCCCTCCGCATCGGCGCACGTCGTGCCCACCTCGAGCATCCTGCTCGAGGTGGGCGACGGCGCCGTCGAGGCCACCGTCGGTATTCCGTTGTCCGACCTCGAGTCGGCCACCGGGATCGACCTCGACGACGAGTCCCAGGCCACGATCGACGCCCACGCCGCCCAGATCCAGCAATACCTGCTGGATCACTTCGTCCCCACCAGTGACGACGGTCAAACCTGGACCGTGGACGACGGGTCCCTGACCGTCAGTACCGTCGGGAACGCCCAGACAACCGGGCTTTACCCACAACTGGAAACCGTTTTCACGCTCACCCCACCGCCCGGCAGCGATCGGGAGTCGTTCAACCTCGGGTATGACGCCGTCGTCGACAAGGTGGCCACCCACACCGTGATCGTGACGGCCAGCTCCGAGAGCGACGGCAGCATCAGCGCGGTGGGCACCGTCCGGCGCAGCACGGTGACGAACACCGTGCAGCCGCTGCACGTCGACCTGGCCTCCGACGGTGGGTCCAGCGGTTTCACCGGCCTCTTCAGCCTGGGAGTGGAACACATCCAGGAGGGCACCGACCACCAACTCTTCCTACTGACCCTGCTGTTGCCCGCCCCGCTGGTGGCCGCCGCCCGACGCTGGGGCCCAGCGGTGTCCGCGCGGCGGTCGATGCGCCGGATTGCCACCATCACCCTGTCTTTCACCCTCGGCCACTCGGTGACCCTCGCGCTGGGGGCGCTCGGTGTGCCGGTGCCCCAGCAGCTGGTCGAGTCGCTGATCGCGGTCAGCATCCTGGTCGCGGCCCTGCACGCCGTCCGCCCGATCTTCCCGGGCCGGGAAGCCCTGGTGGCCGCCTCTTTCGGGCTCGTCCACGGACTGGCGTTCTCGGAGGCACTGCGCGAGCTCGACCTGACGGGAGCGCAACTGGTCGTTGCGCTGCTGGGGTTCAACTTCGGGATCGAGGCCATGCAGCTGGTCATCGTCGCGCTGGTCCTGCCGCCCCTGATCCTGCTGGCCCGCGCCGAGCGATACCAGACCCTCCGGATCGTCGCGGCCGTGGCGACAGCGGTCGCCGCCGTCGGCTGGCTGGGAGCCCGGGTCGGCATCGCCAATCCGGTGGCCGACGTCGCCGACCGGATCGGGATCCTGGGCCTCCCCGTTATCGCCGCCCTCTGGGCGGTCGCCCTCATCCTCGTCCTCCATGATCGACGACGTTCCCCGGCACCGACGAGCGCCGGCACCCACGTCGTCTTCAGTCAGGCAACTGGCGGGAGATCGCCGGAATGACGATGGACGCGGCCACCGTGTGGGTCACCATCAGCAGGAGCCGGGTGGCGACCTCCGCGTCGGCGAACACGTCCGGCACGAACGACAGGACGGTGAGCGCCACCGTGGTGCGGACGAACACGGTCCGCGGGTGGGCGGTGAACCGGCGGATCCCGACGGCGAGCGCGAGCCCGATCAGGGAGAAGGCCAGGGTCAGCGAGGCGAACCCGGCCACCGGGATGGGTTCCCCGGACACGTCGAGACTGATGCCGGCGGCGTGACCGACAGCGGCCACGGCGGTGGTCGCGGCGGCGGCCACCACCGCGGCGACCACGCCGGTGAGGATCAGGGCGCGGGTCGTGGGTGCATCGTTCGTGGTGACGGTCATGATGATGCCTCCGAAGCTCCTGGGTGATGGACCGGTCAGCGATTCAGACCCGGCAGCGGGGCGGAACTCATCGGTTCTCCGTCCCTCGGTTGACCTCATCCTCAGTTGAGGTTGCAGACTCAGGTGATCGAGGGACGCGGTTCAACAACGGGGGTTACCGGTGCGAGTGGTCCATGTCGTCGGGTTCGGTGGTCCGGAGATGCTGGTTCCCGCCGTGGAGCCGGATCCCGTGGCCGGGCCGGGTCAGGTCCTGGTCGAGGTGTCGGTGGCGGGACTGACGTTCGTCGAGACCCAGATCCGCCAGGGTGTGGGTAGCTGGCACCGGCGCCCGGAACTTCCATATGTGCCCGGTGGTTTGGTCGGCGGGACGGTCAGGGAACTCGGCTCCCGCGTCGATCCGTCCTGGGCGGGCCGGAGGGTCGTGGCGAGGATCGGCGAGACCGGTGGTTTCGCCGAGCTGGCGGTCGCGGAGCCCGGCCAGTTGTTCGCGGTGCCGGACGCGCTGGGGCTCCAGGAAGCCGTCGCCCTGTACACCGACGGGAGCACCGCCCAGGGGCTCGTCGAGCACGCCGGCATCACACCGGGCGACCGGGTCCTGATCGAGGCGGCGGCCGGTGGGGTGGGAAGCCTGCTGATCCAGCTGTGCCGGCTGGCCGGGGCCCAGGTGATCGCGGCTGCGCGAGGCAGCCGCAAGCTGGACCTCACCCGCACCCTCGGCGCACACGCGTCGGTGGACTACTCCACCCCGGACTGGAGCGGGCAGGTCCGGCAGATCACGGCCGGCACCGGCCCGGACGTCGTCTTCGACGGTGTCGGCGGCCCGATCGGACGCTCCGCGTTCGAGATGACCGCACCTCAGGGACGTTTCTCCATCCACGGCGCCGCCAGTGGCGAGCTCACCCGGATCAGTCCCGACGAGGCCGCCCGGCGCGACGTGACGGTGATCAGCATCGACCAGCTGGCCGGTTTCCGACCGCACGTACCCCGCTGGGCCGAGCAGATCATGGCCCAGGCGAT
This genomic interval from Kineosporia sp. NBRC 101731 contains the following:
- a CDS encoding helix-turn-helix domain-containing protein, with amino-acid sequence MSGFGSSDVFLADCPGRLAVELIADKWTVVVLYGLSRGPVRHGELIELIGGISRKVLTQTLRRLESQGLVRRHAYAEVPPRVEYELTPLGETLIDPIHMLTEWARANGDAVLDALAAGPDDQYQPTDSL
- a CDS encoding NADP-dependent oxidoreductase; the protein is MRVITQQELGGPEVLTIVDAPVPRPLPTEVLVRVRAIGLNPLEARLREGEFPLIGAPPFILGWDISGVVEESVSWRFKPGDEVFGMSLFPRAANAYAEFVSVPALHLVRKPASLSHVEAAALPIAGLTAWQALVDVGGVSAGDRVLVHGGGGGVGHLALQIAKALGAHVITTVSAGKREFVESFGPDEVIDYTTVDFAEVVRDIDVVLDTIGGDTVDRSLGVLRSGGHLVTAVAESDADLIARSAAAGLRFSGIAVDPDPVALHGLVSLVEQGRLRVHVQETFPFERVVDAHRLLDRGHLQGKLALTV
- a CDS encoding AraC family transcriptional regulator, whose translation is MGYSSLSAFNAVFRELTGRTPTQYRASFRL
- a CDS encoding SDR family NAD(P)-dependent oxidoreductase; the protein is MGHAPQHRIDSPFGAKSTATDVLAGIDLSGRLVVMTGGYSGLGLEATKALTAAGAHVVVPARRPEVAAQALAEVPNTEVDELDLGDQASVAAFAERFLSSGRDIHYTIDSAAIMANPYTTVGPGWESQFGTNHLGHFALVNRLWPAIARGRGRVVSVSSIGHRRGGIHWDDIDFTHGYDKWRAYAQAKTANALFARHLDRLAAPQGVRAFSVHPGGILTPLQRHLPKQEMVDLGWIDADGNPVAAFKTPEQGAATQVWAATSALLEGLGGLYLEDCNIADLASEESTIMMGGVRSWAVDPAEAERLWDLSVERTGVNAF
- a CDS encoding PhzF family phenazine biosynthesis isomerase — encoded protein: MRELKFRAFTTSQHEPASGNPAGVVLDAEPLSDADMLSTAARFGFSETAFLSSITPDSARIRYFTPRAEIAFCGHATIASGVALARNGANPVISLTTNVGVVPVEATPQQASLTAVETSVDHLDEVLLDELLSALGLSRSDLDPALPPAFLRGANPHPIVPVGPGVLARLDHDSAAVLRLQDREGWDGTVPVVHRLGETRFASRNPFPRGGIREDPATGSAAAGLGAYLRHGGHLPVPSQITVEQGREVGRPSLIHVSVPVTGRIRVSGTAEEM
- a CDS encoding metallopeptidase family protein — translated: MVDMTRADFERLVSQALDEIPPALTREMRNVVVLVEDDAPDDDPDLLGLYEGTPLTERDDWWAAGSLPDRILIFRNPTLEICEDEQQVADEVRITVRHEVAHHFGIDDARLHDLGWS
- a CDS encoding DUF3500 domain-containing protein, coding for MNTTDLLLTGRPLTRRTLFAGVSGLGLLVAGCSSGSSGSTSTSATTTASTATADGEAAAGSVAALAQAFYQTLDADQQSTVLLDYTLASAKRWSNLPQGLISGGAGGGMPGGGTMPSGDAMPSGGTMPSGGTMPSGASGEEGAPSGMPSGGAGGGGGSSQARVGIALSALSDDQLAAFTTLLKAATGTTAGLGYDEIEQQLAADDYLADNGGGDTYGRGNFYVAILGSPQDSGTWEFQFGGHHMAVANTYVDGKLVGATPAFRGVEPFTKFELDGESYQPLKAKHTRFVALLASLSSSELASAKLADTYSDLVLGPGNDWAFPTEYEGVKISTLSAKQKKLALAAIAGYVEDLADSDAKTILAGYEDDLDDTYIAWSGTQALTAKDDYIRIDGPSVWIEFSMQNGIVLSGNHPHSVWRDRTTDYGGTKS
- a CDS encoding HupE/UreJ family protein; protein product: MPFPSRSAVRTRSARVVVVMIVCAVAWLCCSPSASAHVVPTSSILLEVGDGAVEATVGIPLSDLESATGIDLDDESQATIDAHAAQIQQYLLDHFVPTSDDGQTWTVDDGSLTVSTVGNAQTTGLYPQLETVFTLTPPPGSDRESFNLGYDAVVDKVATHTVIVTASSESDGSISAVGTVRRSTVTNTVQPLHVDLASDGGSSGFTGLFSLGVEHIQEGTDHQLFLLTLLLPAPLVAAARRWGPAVSARRSMRRIATITLSFTLGHSVTLALGALGVPVPQQLVESLIAVSILVAALHAVRPIFPGREALVAASFGLVHGLAFSEALRELDLTGAQLVVALLGFNFGIEAMQLVIVALVLPPLILLARAERYQTLRIVAAVATAVAAVGWLGARVGIANPVADVADRIGILGLPVIAALWAVALILVLHDRRRSPAPTSAGTHVVFSQATGGRSPE
- a CDS encoding DUF6069 family protein, giving the protein MTVTTNDAPTTRALILTGVVAAVVAAAATTAVAAVGHAAGISLDVSGEPIPVAGFASLTLAFSLIGLALAVGIRRFTAHPRTVFVRTTVALTVLSFVPDVFADAEVATRLLLMVTHTVAASIVIPAISRQLPD
- a CDS encoding zinc-binding dehydrogenase; its protein translation is MRVVHVVGFGGPEMLVPAVEPDPVAGPGQVLVEVSVAGLTFVETQIRQGVGSWHRRPELPYVPGGLVGGTVRELGSRVDPSWAGRRVVARIGETGGFAELAVAEPGQLFAVPDALGLQEAVALYTDGSTAQGLVEHAGITPGDRVLIEAAAGGVGSLLIQLCRLAGAQVIAAARGSRKLDLTRTLGAHASVDYSTPDWSGQVRQITAGTGPDVVFDGVGGPIGRSAFEMTAPQGRFSIHGAASGELTRISPDEAARRDVTVISIDQLAGFRPHVPRWAEQIMAQAISGDVVPVIGQTFPLERASEAHAAIENRTALGKTLVIVR